A single genomic interval of Odontesthes bonariensis isolate fOdoBon6 chromosome 3, fOdoBon6.hap1, whole genome shotgun sequence harbors:
- the LOC142377772 gene encoding uncharacterized protein LOC142377772, which produces MVLLLRVIISADQARRVQIEELPESVDALVDFIKEKLQLQGDFQLQFEDPEFQNARCDLSDISELPAERAVLHIKWKGHSAYEDPLERSQSLGSISSLDTASLSSSKGISPATSPSPSPTTSGNLRSASEWPCPFLIPALSLDVELKLRKGNEAYEKTKKSIDVTRDIKTDILDKLAHAAFAIKAYPQPHEVESIAVALITKYPCLRDVDGNGYDGWLGSIRNKFNNFRAKLRLAGCSDVSLNSKRKTDGETGPYTLKKAKRGEINHFPEHPNQQDDASLEQQRKLLVEASKKAKIDQKFIRETMEMTFSLRRRELVDDQPMVTEVQDRWPALFFKEQIDAEFFRITNKMLLTTFRAAVDEYTPKLLRLYRARKAAFGKAMEDVMAKLDDETSDILWHRKDAALRGLPVFLRDEPKELFRECLETDVDDVALQGVAVGILYVREDCGPGTSTRVQNIAVLLEERVVLQDLPDTPTALAYLFGLLYALNISYPKALKYTFETLQNIFMEIGPKCTQRVRSLKNKLAL; this is translated from the exons ATG GTACTGTTGCTCAGAGTCATAATATCCGCTGATCAAGCAAGACGTGTCCAAATTGAAGAATTGCCAGAGTCTGTGGATGCGCTTGTGGAtttcataaaagaaaaactacaaCTTCAGGGGGATTTCCAATTGCAGTTTGAGGACCCTGAATTCCAAAATGCCCGCTGCGATTTGTCAGATATATCAGAACTTCCAGCTGAACGTGCAGTTCTACACATTAAGTGGAAAGGGCATTCAGCTTATGAAGATCCCTTGGAGCGATCACAGTCCCTTGGATCCATCTCGTCACTTGACACTGCAAGCTTAAGCTCCTCCAAAGGAATCTCACCTGCCACTTCACCCAGCCCCTCGCCCACCACCTCAGGAAATTTGCGCAGTGCGTCAGAGTGGCCCTGTCCATTCCTTATCCCCGCTCTGTCCCTTGATGTTGAGCTGAAGTTAAGAAAAGGCAATGAGGCATATGAGAAGACCAAGAAAAGCATTGATGTTACAAGAGACATTAAGACAGACATTCTTGACAAACTTGCCCATGCTgcttttgctataaaagcgtATCCTCAGCCTCATGAAGTTGAATCGATTGCAGTTGCTTTGATTACCAAATATCCGTGCCTCAGAGATGTCGATGGCAATGGTTATGATGGATGGCTTGGCAGTATCAGGAACAAGTTCAACAACTTCAGAGCAAAGCTGCGACTGGCTGGTTGCAGTGACGTTTCCCTTAATAGCAAAAGAAAGACAGATGGAGAGACTGGACCATACACACTGAAGAAGGCCAAACGTGGTGAGATTAATCATTTTCCTGAACATCCAAATCAGCAGGATGATGCCTCACTTGAACAGCAAAGAAAGCTCTTGGTGGAAGCATCAAAGAAAGCCAAAATCGATCAGAAATTCATAAGGGAAACAATGGAAATGACCTTTTCCCTGAGGAGAAGGGAGCTTGTTGATGACCAGCCGATGGTGACTGAAGTGCAGGACAGATGGcctgctttatttttcaaagagCAG ATTGATGCTGAGTTTTTTCGCATCACAAACAAGATGCTGTTGACGACATTCAGAGCTGCAGTGGACGAATACACTCCCAAACTACTTCGTCTGTACCGTGCCCGAAAAGCAGCCTTTGGAAAGGCTATGGAGGATGTCATGGCGAAGCTTGATGATGAG ACCTCTGACATCCTCTGGCACCGCAAAGACGCTGCTCTTCGAGGACTTCCAGTATTTCTCCGTGATGAACCTAAGGAACTCTTCAGAGAATGCCTT GAGACCGATGTAGATGATGTGGCTCTCCAGGGCGTGGCTGTGGGAATTCTTTATGTTCGTGAAGACTGTGGTCCAGGGACATCTACGCGAGTGCAAAACATTGCAGTCCTCCTCGAAGAGAGAGTGGTTTTGCAAGATCTCCCAGATACTCCAACTGCTCTGGCATACCTTTTTGGCCTCCTTTATGCCCTGAATATCTCCTACCCGAAGGCTCTGAAGTATACTTTCGAAACTTTGCAAAATATCTTCATGGAAATCGGTCCAAAATGCACACAGCGTGTGCGATCTCTGAAGAACAAACTTGCATTGTAA